A region from the Branchiostoma lanceolatum isolate klBraLanc5 chromosome 2, klBraLanc5.hap2, whole genome shotgun sequence genome encodes:
- the LOC136427565 gene encoding uncharacterized protein: MAAQKKLKVEDIVGKLDNLHSDIIAHRLDHLDAQDVSQSLDLHQSCDFKQPIGGSENKLVMLQERDVCLVKLSITTILFDKVGNVGKDGNCKDKKLQEICRRLLLQDCKLLEYLDLLFGSGDQLVAYTACKTAASVLVHFPTEMQPFPKTWLSGLLQQVSESRHSSRAVCTFDLFKLVIRALCNSVPSMPEESDSAAVPKGTGVAYFHILEENWDQLTQLYLKECQSLTEQQSSHQPPTSHEGSEVAFLSLLSLWMECLNSEVGTVSQLCNTNVLLELVQALKHTKSSLVYANILEVFSRILVHEQDEVGADSETVISVARSLLKTFDDDAMERVPWKDQRVGFGGTGYVEGLVEGQKPGDWVLVRTLVLVLLKACSVVSGLSEPGRSTVVWYPSSSCSGPRLSPGLNLFPSHSMFVSPCCY; the protein is encoded by the exons ATGGCAGCTCAAAAG AAACTTAAAGTGGAAGACATTGTTGGCAAACTGGACAATCTCCACTCTGACATCATAGCACACCGATTGGACCACCTGGATGCCCAAGATGTCAGCCAATCACTGGACTTGCATCAGTCATGTGACTTTAAGCAGCCAATCGGTGGCTCAGAAaataaactggtcatgttacagGAAAGAGATGTTTGCCTTGTGAAGTTATCCATTACTACAATTCTGTTCGACAAAGTTGGCAATGTCGGCAAAGATGGAAATTGCAAAGACAAGAAGTTACAAGAAATCTGTAGAAGATTGTTACTTCAAGATTGCAAGCTCTTGGAATATCTG GACTTGCTGTTTGGGTCAGGTGACCAGTTGGTAGCATACACAGCTTGCAAAACAGCAGCTTCTGTTTTAGTCCACTTTCCCACAGAGATGCAG cCTTTCCCTAAGACGTGGCTATCAGGTCTGTTACAGCAAGTTTCAGAGTCGCGACATTCCAGTCGAGCTGTTTGTACCTTTGACCTCTTCAAACTGGTCATCAGGGCTCTCTGCAACTCTGTTCCCAGCATGCCTGAGGAATCAGACAGTGCTGCTGTTCCAAAAG GAACTGGCGTTGCTTACTTCCATATTTTGGAGGAAAATTGGGACCAGTTGACTCAACTCTACCTGAAGGAGTGCCAGTCACTCACAGAGCAACAATCAAGCCATCAGCCACCTACCTCCCATGAAGGAAGCGAAGTTGCATTTCTCTCACTGTTGTCTCTGTGGATGGAGTGTTTAAACAGTGAAGTAGGAACTGTTAGCCAACTATGCAACACCAATGTCCTGCTGGAGTTAGTCCAAGCGTTGAAACACACCAAATCTTCTCTGGTTTACGCAAATATTTTGGAGGTCTTTTCTCGGATTTTAGTGCACGAGCAGGATGAAGTTGGTGCAGATTCTGAGACAGTTATTTCAGTAGCCCGTTCTCTACTGAAAACCTTTGATGATGATGCGATGGAGAGAGTGCCGTGGAAGGACCAACGCGTTGGGTTTGGTGGAACAGGCTACGTTGAGGGGCTCGTCGAAGGACAGAAACCTGGAGACTGGGTGTTGGTGCGAACACTTGTGCTGGTACTGCTGAAGGCTTGCTCCGTCGTTAGCGGATTGTCTGAGCCAGGTAGGTCAACTGtagtctggtatccatcctCTTCTTGCTCCGgtccaaggctgtctccaggtttaaatttgtttccgtcccactcaATGTTTGTGAGTCCATGTTGTTACTAG
- the LOC136427567 gene encoding protein Lines homolog 1-like — MIEAMLCLLDINTAVGRYTTDCPHADVVRLLNPHRIFLQFLETTTWDHSILLDLLISMETCFLAYITRYLHLVITEWQVFQETNQLYHQTITTMDTYESSDGGIESSWKDLVIPNSNKTSFKQIGAKKCESPPPRQLDHTRGKLSQQSGAQPSDQTSEKVLDDIELEGIPALGVVTMSLSEFNRFEMDIAGQQLPAIVENVDTVQSTNPQGQDFQGQDFQGQDLQHDSKTGETCEGEKDDSFSDSSDDDKSSDNAEEESTLDKTMGVLIRLRLAVERLSEKKLFPYNVSPLLRLLTRVETRYEEE, encoded by the exons ATGATAGAAGCCATGCTATGTCTACTGGACATCAACACAGCTGTAggcag GTATACTACAGACTGTCCACATGCCGATGTCGTCAGGTTGTTGAACCCTCACCGTATCTTCCTGCAGTTCTTAGAGACCACCACCTGGGACCACTCCATCCTCCTAGACCTCCTCATCTCCATGGAAACCTGTTTCCTCGCGTACATCACCAGATACCTCCATCTGGTCATCACAGAATGGCAGGTGTTCCAAGAAACAAACCAGCTCTATCATCAAACAATTACAACAATGGACACCTATGAGTCTTCTGATGGTGGCATTGAGAGCAGCTGGAAGGATTTGGTTATTCCTAACAGTAACAAAACAAGTTTTAAACAGATTGGAGCGAAGAAATGCGAAAGCCCTCCCCCTCGACAACTAGATCATACACGTGGAAAACTATCACAGCAAAGTGGCGCACAGCCATCTGACCAAACCTCAGAAAAAGTGTTAGATGATATCGAACTTGAAGGCATCCCTGCACTTGGAGTTGTGACAATGTCTTTGTCTGAGTTTAACCGTTTTGAAATGGACATTGCTGGACAACAGCTTCCAGCCATTGTGGAAAATGTAGATACTGTGCAGTCTACAAATCCTCAAGGTCAAGATTTTCAAGGTCAAGATTTTCAAGGTCAAGATTTGCAACATGACAGTAAGACAGGAGAGACTTGTGAGGGGGAGAAAGATGACTCTTTCAGTGATTCATCTGATGATGATAAGTCGAGTGACAATGCCGAGGAAGAGTCCACTTTGGATAAAACCATGGGGGTGTTAATTAGGCTGAGGCTAGCCGTAGAGAGACTAAGTGAGAAGAAGTTGTTTCCATATAATGTTAGCCCACTTTTAAGACTGTTGACCAGGGTTGAAACTAGGTATGAAGAAGAATAA